In Camelina sativa cultivar DH55 chromosome 16, Cs, whole genome shotgun sequence, a single window of DNA contains:
- the LOC104751215 gene encoding probable calcium-binding protein CML26, whose protein sequence is MTNTTNKSTTPSTDMELKKVFDQFDSNGDGKISVSELGNVFKSMGTSYTEEELNRVLDDIDIDRDGYINQEEFAAICRSSSSAAEIREAFDLYDQNKNGLISSSEIHKVLNRLGMSCSVEDCVRMIGHVDADGDGNVNFEEFQKMMNSPELVKGSSANAGSA, encoded by the coding sequence atgacGAACACCACCAACAAATCCACAACACCATCAACCGATATGGAGCTCAAGAAGGTCTTCGACCAGTTCGACTCCAACGGCGATGGGAAGATCTCTGTATCAGAGCTCGGGAACGTTTTCAAATCCATGGGAACGTCGTACACGGAGGAGGAGCTCAACCGTGTTCTAGACGACATCGACATAGATCGTGACGGTTACATCAACCAAGAAGAGTTCGCCGCCATCTGCCGATCATCCTCCTCAGCAGCAGAGATCCGTGAAGCTTTTGATCTATATGATCAGAACAAGAACGGTTTGATTTCGTCATCTGAGATCCATAAGGTTCTCAACCGTCTTGGTATGTCTTGCTCCGTTGAAGACTGTGTTAGGATGATCGGGCACGTTGATGCCGATGGTGATGGTAATGTTAACTTTGAGGAGTTTCAGAAAATGATGAATTCGCCTGAGCTCGTGAAAGGATCATCCGCGAACGCTGGTTCTGCTTAA